One part of the Arachidicoccus terrestris genome encodes these proteins:
- a CDS encoding Hsp20/alpha crystallin family protein: protein MSLIKRNNNVDFPSIPGIFDDFFSRDLFNWGTNNFSSTRTTIPSVNVKETADNFEVELAAPGMNKSDFEITLNGNTLTIASSKQHQDEQKNSDYTRREFSYQSFQRSFQLPKDVVDEDKILARYENGLLLLTVPKREEAKQKGPRTIAIS from the coding sequence ATGTCTCTAATCAAAAGGAATAACAATGTTGATTTCCCCTCAATTCCTGGTATTTTCGATGACTTTTTCAGCCGGGATCTTTTCAACTGGGGAACAAATAATTTTTCATCCACGCGTACTACCATCCCATCTGTGAATGTCAAGGAAACCGCAGACAATTTTGAAGTAGAATTGGCTGCGCCTGGGATGAATAAGAGTGATTTTGAGATTACACTCAACGGAAACACCCTAACGATTGCATCTTCAAAACAACACCAGGATGAACAAAAGAACAGTGACTATACCAGGCGAGAGTTCAGCTATCAATCATTCCAAAGGAGTTTTCAGTTGCCTAAAGATGTGGTAGACGAAGACAAGATCCTGGCCCGCTATGAGAACGGGTTATTACTGTTAACTGTTCCAAAACGGGAAGAGGCTAAACAGAAAGGCCCTCGTACAATAGCGATAAGCTAA
- a CDS encoding GNAT family N-acetyltransferase translates to MIREINKRDYAYLVGIWESAVLHTHDFLRQEDFNYYKEQIPNYFEHVSLWGFEENEILIGFLGVSENNLEMLFIHNDFRGKGIGRTLIRYGIDHLKVTKVDVNEQNLQAVGFYQHFGFKTLKRSELDGQGRKYPILHMGL, encoded by the coding sequence ATGATTAGGGAAATTAACAAAAGAGATTATGCATATTTGGTAGGAATATGGGAGAGCGCGGTCTTGCACACACACGATTTTCTGCGCCAGGAGGATTTTAATTATTACAAAGAGCAAATTCCGAACTATTTTGAACACGTTTCGTTATGGGGATTTGAGGAAAATGAAATCTTAATTGGCTTCTTGGGCGTTTCGGAAAATAATCTTGAAATGTTGTTCATCCATAATGATTTTCGGGGTAAAGGGATTGGAAGAACCCTGATCAGGTATGGCATAGATCATTTAAAGGTAACAAAAGTGGATGTCAATGAACAAAATTTGCAGGCGGTCGGGTTTTATCAACATTTTGGGTTTAAAACACTGAAAAGATCAGAATTAGACGGGCAAGGCCGGAAATATCCAATTTTGCACATGGGATTATAA
- a CDS encoding cation:proton antiporter, whose product MSGIAMNKILLSITTMCVVVLLLIFLLKRLRQPYMVAYILAGVLIGPYVGRVFVNVADTASLGEIGILFLMFFLGMELNIPSHQTILLKPIISQGIKILLSIAFATLLGFVFDWKLYNIFLLAILFSFNSTAVISEYLQSNGDLRTPFGKMIFNILLIQDVLLAPVLTVFQCLSAEKLALGRLLGAILISISIFLFLGAIRHRQLPHPKLLYVLKDDHELQVFAGGVICLGFGLLAEMAGLSGAMGSFIAGMMVGKTPAFGWLEQVLKPFRVFFVSFFFMSIGLQLDLPFIAANLGLIMAGTFFILFSNSFLSTFVFRLLRYNWKRSLYGGALLCQTGEFGILAFSLAHSLQIIDNEFFKTGISVTALSLLFSTVWIGLLRKITNTVGESNCQNLLFMK is encoded by the coding sequence ATGTCAGGTATTGCTATGAATAAGATTTTATTATCCATTACAACAATGTGTGTAGTGGTTTTACTACTCATATTTCTTTTAAAGAGACTTCGTCAGCCATATATGGTCGCCTATATTTTGGCGGGAGTACTGATTGGGCCATACGTCGGCCGCGTGTTTGTCAATGTAGCCGATACGGCATCCCTTGGCGAAATAGGTATTTTATTTCTGATGTTCTTTCTGGGAATGGAGCTAAATATTCCCAGCCACCAGACCATTCTATTGAAACCAATTATTTCTCAGGGAATAAAAATCCTGCTTAGCATCGCTTTTGCAACTCTTCTGGGCTTTGTTTTCGACTGGAAACTCTATAACATCTTCCTTCTGGCTATCCTGTTCAGCTTTAACAGTACAGCTGTCATTAGCGAATACCTTCAAAGCAACGGAGACTTACGAACTCCCTTCGGAAAAATGATATTCAATATTTTACTTATTCAGGACGTTCTTCTGGCACCGGTACTAACTGTTTTTCAATGTTTAAGTGCGGAAAAGCTTGCTTTAGGTCGGTTGCTTGGGGCAATCCTGATCAGCATATCGATATTTTTATTCCTAGGAGCGATTCGACACCGTCAGCTACCACACCCTAAGCTATTGTATGTTTTGAAAGACGACCATGAATTACAGGTATTTGCCGGAGGAGTGATCTGCCTCGGTTTTGGCCTCCTTGCCGAAATGGCTGGTTTGAGTGGTGCGATGGGTAGTTTCATTGCGGGCATGATGGTTGGCAAAACCCCTGCTTTTGGATGGCTGGAACAGGTACTGAAACCATTTCGTGTATTTTTCGTTTCGTTTTTCTTTATGTCCATTGGACTACAACTGGACCTTCCCTTTATAGCGGCAAATCTAGGGCTTATCATGGCTGGAACATTCTTTATTTTGTTTAGCAATAGTTTCCTCTCAACATTTGTCTTCCGGCTGCTCCGGTATAATTGGAAGCGAAGCTTATATGGAGGAGCCTTGCTTTGTCAAACGGGAGAGTTCGGCATCCTGGCATTTTCGTTAGCGCATTCATTGCAAATTATAGATAACGAATTCTTTAAAACCGGTATATCTGTCACGGCATTATCTCTGCTATTTTCTACAGTATGGATTGGGTTATTACGCAAAATAACGAATACAGTTGGTGAAAGTAACTGCCAAAACTTGCTTTTTATGAAGTAA